One window of Trifolium pratense cultivar HEN17-A07 linkage group LG5, ARS_RC_1.1, whole genome shotgun sequence genomic DNA carries:
- the LOC123887500 gene encoding brassinosteroid-responsive RING protein 1-like gives MGFPVGYAEIFFPNLFLHTLTLLGLLRNLVFFLFHFLGLSDFLETDTVWPHNGETTQTQEPSKTPSVSAVLIRELLPAMKYGDLAGGVEEGCCCAVCLFEFSEEEEIRCLRNCRHIFHRNCVDRWIDLDMKTCPLCRTGFVPDDMMDDYNQRLWVASGVSEFYSYADYTSSF, from the coding sequence ATGGGTTTTCCGGTGGGTTACGCCGAAATATTCTTCCCAAACCTATTTCTTCACACTTTAACTCTCCTTGGACTTCTCCGAAACCTCGTCTTCTTCCTCTTCCACTTCCTCGGCCTCTCCGATTTCCTCGAAACCGACACTGTCTGGCCTCACAACGGAGAAACTACTCAAACACAAGAACCTTCGAAGACACCCTCCGTGTCGGCGGTTCTGATCCGGGAGCTTTTACCGGCGATGAAATACGGTGATCTTGCCGGCGGAGTTGAAGAAGGTTGTTGTTGTgctgtttgtttgtttgaattcTCCGAGGAAGAAGAGATCCGGTGTTTGAGAAACTGTCGACATATTTTTCATCGGAATTGTGTCGACCGTTGGATTGATCTTGATATGAAAACTTGTCCTCTTTGTAGAACTGGTTTTGTTCCTGATGATATGATGGATGATTATAATCAACGTTTATGGGTTGCTTCTGGTGTTAGTGAGTTTTATAGTTATGCAGATTATACTTCTTCTTTTTAa
- the LOC123886335 gene encoding exodeoxyribonuclease-like has protein sequence MKIISWNIRGLGGFEKRKEVRKLVGDQKPFIRCLQETKLSHCDVFMCSTLWGSSQHAFSYRPSDGASGGLLTLWDTSEVEVWTSETSNHVLWCRGRFVKSGDEFLLANVYAPCDDGAKQRLWDSLSARILLTGRERVCICGDFNAVRQPEERRSARGSQRSMDIDPFNHFIDENNLIDLPLIGRNFTWFKGDGLVMSRLDRFLLSEEWCLTWPNCKQVATLRGLSDHCPLVLSASDEDWGPRPSRMLKCWTDVPGYNSFVKEKWNSLHVDGWGGFVLKEKLKMIKVALKGWHQAHVQNLPSRIESLKERLSVLDQKGEEEELTEIELAELHGVTAGIHSMSRLHASISWQQSRSLWLKEGDANTKYFHSVLARRRRRNAISVIQVGGVTLEGVNPIRQAVFSHFASHFKNPDMERPGVDNLQFKRLSHFERGSLIKPFTEAEVKTAV, from the coding sequence ATGAAGATTATTTCTTGGAATATTAGAGGTTTGGGTGGGTTTGAAAAGAGGAAGGAAGTGCGTAAGTTGGTGGGGGACCAGAAACCTTTCATTCGCTGTCTCCAGGAGACTAAGTTATCTCACTGCGACGTTTTTATGTGCTCGACCCTCTGGGGTAGCTCGCAACATGCATTTTCTTATCGGCCTTCAGATGGGGCATCAGGGGGTTTGCTAACGTTATGGGATACATCTGAGGTGGAGGTGTGGACGTCTGAGACTAGCAATCATGTTTTGTGGTGTCGAGGTAGGTTTGTTAAATCTGGAGATGAGTTTTTGCTGGCCAATGTGTATGCGCCATGTGATGATGGTGCTAAGCAAAGGCTCTGGGACTCTTTATCGGCTCGGATTCTTTTGACGGGGAGAGAGAGGGTGTGTATCTGTGGTGATTTTAATGCAGTTAGACAACCTGAGGAAAGACGATCCGCTAGAGGGAGTCAACGTAGTATGGATATTGATCCTTTTAATCATTTTATTGATGAGAATAATCTTATTGATCTCCCCCTCATTGGTCGCAATTTTACGTGGTTTAAAGGGGATGGCCTCGTGATGAGTCGTTTAGATAGGTTTTTGCTCTCTGAGGAATGGTGCTTGACTTGGCCAAATTGCAAGCAGGTGGCTACTCTGCGAGGGCTTTCTGATCACTGTCCCCTAGTTCTCTCTGCAAGTGACGAAGATTGGGGACCCCGTCCTTCAAGGATGCTAAAATGTTGGACTGATGTTCCTGGTTACAATTCATTTGTTAAAGAGAAATGGAATTCACTTCATGTCGACGGATGGGGTGGGTTTGTGCTTAAGGAGAAACTTAAGATGATTAAGGTAGCTTTGAAAGGTTGGCACCAAGCTCACGTCCAGAATTTGCCTAGCAGAATTGAATCTTTGAAAGAGCGTTTGTCGGTTTTAGATCAAAAGGGGGAGGAGGAAGAGTTGACGGAAATAGAGTTAGCTGAGCTTCATGGGGTCACTGCTGGTATTCACTCGATGTCTCGCTTGCATGCTAGTATAAGTTGGCAACAGTCGCGATCGCTGTGGCTCAAGGAGGGTGATGCTAATACTAAGTACTTCCATTCAGTCTTGGCGAGACGTAGGCGACGGAATGCTATATCGGTAATCCAAGTGGGGGGGGTTACCTTGGAGGGGGTGAATCCGATCAGGCAGGCGGTGTTCTCGCATTTTGCGTCTCACTTTAAGAATCCAGATATGGAAAGACCCGGTGTGGATAATCTGCAGTTTAAGAGGTTGAGCCATTTTGAGCGTGGTAGCCTTATCAAGCCTTTTACAGAAGCAGAGGTGAAAACAGCAGTGTGA